From the Montipora capricornis isolate CH-2021 chromosome 2, ASM3666992v2, whole genome shotgun sequence genome, one window contains:
- the LOC138038225 gene encoding uncharacterized protein, with translation MTLDPFSPEETFELLKNVHGDRVTVETSKELCEACNGIPLVLYTLMSSAINLPALVAYMNSSSPHDPAINKSLDYCFSRLRTQEQHTLLSLALVRGWFTLPKVAKAFCSATSSERDIKRHVVELGNCSLLQQNMFGETCRYTFPSNIRDYCIHKAASEEGFRVVFRGARNLLIDYLISFLKDTLKKFLSKDAVESAIEDFAWEKENVIQLVEWIDSGEVDAERVTKCIDAFNVAGELIAKMMPKSTFKKVYKSLRRKCKKIGDKRRRGECLTSLGIKEVFNCTCRTGLCDKATARAQHYLVKANKIQSDLGIKHGNSRAQCLAKLGRCLAKSSDTRERGRGMIEDAILIRQNAVRTPDEEEGGENVCHVMLSATFNDKAVALSLENHHRQAVKIREEEVLPIYRKRLGDHPFTATILNNLSNNYHDLREIEAAERYVRKALEIRLKLLGVHRDTCKSLFDLGMVLKEKREFQEAKTNLEKCKAMQEKLANDDTIFVQRVYSIQIINKGKGFEDNRKR, from the exons ATGACACTGGATCCGTTTTCACCAGAAGAAACCTTCGAGCTGTTAAAGAATGTACACGGCGATCGAGTAACGGTCGAAACATCCAAGGAACTATGCGAAGCTTGTAATGGTATTCCGCTCGTTCTTTACACTTTGATGTCGTCAGCAATTAATCTGCCCGCCTTAGTGGCGTATATGAACAGCTCTTCTCCACACGATCCCGCCATTAACAAATCCCTGGACTATTGCTTCAGTAGACTAAGAACGCAGGAACAGCATACCCTTTTAAGTTTGGCTCTTGTTAGAGGTTGGTTCACGCTACCTAAAGTTGCCAAAGCCTTTTGTTCCGCTACGTCAAGTGAGCGTGATATCAAACGCCATGTTGTAGAACTGGGAAACTGCTCTCTCTTACAGCAAAATATGTTTGGGGAAACATGCCGGTATACATTCCCCTCGAACATTCGAGATTACTGCATACACAAGGCGGCATCAGAAGAGGGGTTTCGTGTGGTCTTCCGTGGCGCTCGTAATCTGCTCATCGACTACCTCATTTCTTTCTTGAAAGACACTTTAAAGAAGTTCTTAAGCAAAGATGCGGTGGAGTCAGCTATCGAGGACTTTGCAtgggaaaaagaaaatgtgATTCAGCTTGTAGAGTGGATTGATTCGGGTGAAGTGGATGCAGAACGTGTTACGAAATGCATTGATGCCTTTAACGTGGCGGGAGAGCTGATTGCAAAGATGATGCCGAAGTCCACGTTTAAGAAAGTCTACAAATCCTTGAGgcggaaatgtaaaaaaattggaGACAAACGAAGACGCGGTGAATGTCTGACTTCCCTTGGAATCAAAGAAGTTTTCAACTGTACGTGCAGAACTGGTCTGTGTGATAAAGCTACTGCACGAGCTCAACACTATTTGgtgaaagccaacaaaattCAGAGTGACCTTGGCATCAAACATGGTAACAGCAGAGCCCAATGTCTCGCTAAGCTTGGCCGCTGTTTAGCAAAAAGTAGTGACACCCGTGAACGAGGAAGAGGTATGATTGAGGACGCAATTCTCATCAGGCAAAACGCAGTGAGGACACCGGATGAAGAAGAAGGCGGCGAAAATGTCTGCCACGTCATGCTGAGTGCAACATTTAATGACAAGGCGG tggCTCTTTCGCTTGAAAACCACCACCGACAGGCCGTAAAAATCCGAGAAGAGGAAGTTTTGCCGATCTACAGAAAAAGATTAGGTGATCATCCTTTCACTGCTACCATCCTTAACAACCTGTCCAATAATTATCACGATCTGAGGGAAATCGAAGCCGCTGAACGGTACGTGCGCAAAGCTCTGGAGATTCGGCTGAAATTGTTGGGCGTCCATAGGGACACCTGCAAATCCCTGTTTGATCTTGGAATGGTGTTAAAGGAAAAGAGGGAATTCCAGGAGGCAAAGACCAACTTAGAGAAGTGCAAAGCGATGCAAGAGAAATTAGCGAATGACGACACTATATTTGTTCAACG GGTTTATTCCATTCAGATcataaataaaggaaaaggCTTTGAAGATAATAGGAAGCGTTGA